One Formosa sp. Hel3_A1_48 genomic window, AAATGAAGGTAAACTCATCCCAAGTGTACTGACCACTAAAATTAGTTTATCGACCCAATGGTCTTTATACAAGGCCGAGAGTATACCCAAAAATGTTCCCAAAATCAAGGCAATAAAAATAGACGAGCTAGCCAAAACAAAGGTATTGGGCAACGTATCCCTCAGAATTTGTGAAACACTCATACCTTGTCGTGTGAATGATGTTCGCAAATACGGAAATTTCAAAACAAGTTGATTGTTTGGTGTTCCAATAAGCTTTACATGCTTGTACTTATTAGAAGAAAGTTGGGTGTAATGATCTTTGTTATTGGAATGCAAAGAAACAGGAGATAAATCGTTCAAATAATAAAGATATTGGGTAAATATTGGTTGATCAAACCCATATTTTTTTTGTACAATTTTCAATTGCTCTTCATCTTCATTTTGGCCAAGCATCATGCGCGCAGGGTCACCTGGTAAAACATTAAACAAATAAAATATAACAGATACGACACCAAAAAGCGTGATGAAAGTATAAATTGCTTTTTTTGCTATATATCTGCCCAAAATTTATAATTGTAAATCATCGATGTCATTCCAATGCACCTTTTGTTGTACTGTGCCGCTTTTTAGTTGCAATAGCCCAGGATTAGAGCGTACTACGGTCTTCAATGCTTTTTCATCGCAAATGTAAAACTCGAAATCAAGGTCATACAGCGTTGTGATTCTACTTTTTACTTCCTCTCCAGAAGCACTTAAACCAATAACAGTATATCCCTTTGCAAGGGCAAGATCAGATACAGATTTTAATTTTTGAAGCCCCTGTTGATTCGCAGTTTCCAGATTGTAACAAACAATCATTAGCAAGCGTTCTTGATTAAGAAAATAATTGGTAAAGTCGTCCTGATCTGATTCAATAGAAAAATCTAAAATTGAGGGTTGAAAACCCTCCTCTATAATCTCAGTTTCTACACCCACATAGGTTCCGTCTACAGCTGGGTAAGACCCGTCGGTTACAAACGTTTGTTGCGTACCATTGACATCAAAAGTCCAAGTAAACTCTTGGACTGCTTTAGGTGCATTAGGTGGAGTACTCATGTTTTCAATCAAATTAGCTCCAATTTTGTACGCCCTAAAATCAATACTTGGTAAATGCATCAAAACATGATAGCCAAATGCCAAACTCAAAACTAAACTGAGCGTTGCAATGATGTTGGTCATGAAAGAATTGAAAATCGGTTTAATATATTTACGTCCATAAAAGATAATCAGTATAAGAACCAGTAAAACTACGTCCTTTGTAAAACTTTCCCATGGGGTTAATTTCAAAGCATCGCCAAAACATCCACAATCTTTGACTTTGTCAAAATACGCAGAATAAAAAGTCAAAAACGTAAAGAAAACAATCATTGACAAAAGACTCCAAAGTGTGAATTTGGGTTTATAGCCAATCAACAGAAACACACCCAACACAACTTCAAAAACAACAACAAATACTGAAATAGCGAGCGCATAAGGCTCAAAAAAAGGTAAATTTAACACATCCGCACTAAAATATTCCTGAAGCTTATAGGAAAACCCAAGTGGGTCGTTGAGTTTTATAAACCCCGAAATAACAAATAGTATCCCTACAAAGATTCTTGAAATAGGGGTTAATATTTTCATTGGTTGTTGTTTAAGTGAATAAGTGCAAAAATGGCATAATTGATCATATCTTGATAGTTAGCATCGATTCCTTCACTAACTAATGTTTGACCAGCATTATCTTCAATCTGTTTTACCCGCAACAATTTCTGTAAAATCAAGTCTGTTAGTGAACTCACTCGCATATCACGCCAAGCCTCGCCGTAGTCGTGGTTTTTATCCATCATAAGTTGCTTTGTTTGAGCCACTTTCGAATTGTAATCAGACATTGTCTCTTCAAAAGATAAGTCTGGTTGTTCGACTACGCCGCGTTCGATTTGAATCAATGCCATTACACAATAATTTATAATGCCGATAAATTCGCTAGAGGCACCCTCCTTTACCCGCTGGGTTTTATTTTGTTGCAATCCACGAATCCGTTGTGCTTTTATAAAAATCTGATCCGTCAGTGAAGGTAATCTTAAAATACGCCAAGCACAACCGTAGTCTTTCATTTTCTTGGAAAACAAATCTCTACAGCTTGAGACAATTGCATCATATTCTTTTGATGTATTTTGCATAAAATGGATTGAATTTTGCGTAAATTTCGCTTAAAATTTTCAAACCATCAAAATTTATGGTTTAAACTTTAGACTAGCCATGAAATCTAAAAACAAGAATATAAATTTAAGCATTAACTGTAATGGAAAACTGGTAGACCTTAACACACCAAAGGTAATGGGCGTATTGAACATTACACCTGATTCTTTTTATGATGGAGGTCGATACAAAGATGCTAAGAGTATATTAAATCAGACTGAAAAACTCATTTCAGAAGGAGCTACCTTTCTTGATATTGGCGCTTATAGTTCGCGGCCAGGTGCTGATTTTATATCTGAAAATGAGGAGCTAAAACGGATTGTGCCTGTAGTTGAGTTAATCCAAAAAAATAATCCTGATGTTTTGATTTCTATAGACAGTTTTCGTGCAAAAGTGATTCGCGAATGTGTCAGTGCTGGTGCAGTCATATCGAACGACATCTCTGCTGGAAAACTTGACCCAGATATGATTAAAACCGTTGGGGAATTGGGCGTTCCTTACATCATGATGCATATGAGAGGCACTCCACAAACCATGAAGAACCACACAACATACCAACATCTAATAAATGAGATCTATGCCTATTTCTCAAAACAAATCGAGCTTGCGCGACAACACAACATTACAGATATTATTATCGATCCAGGGTTTGGTTTCGCAAAAACATTAGCTCAAAATTATGAACTGCTCAATCAAATGGAATTCTTCAAAAATTTGAACTGTCCTATTCTAACTGGCGTTTCAAGAAAATCAATGATTTATAAAGTCCTTGGCTGTACAGCTGAAGAAGCCCTTAACGGCACCACTGCCCTTAACATGGTGGCACTTATGAATGGCGCATGCATTCTTCGAGTTCATGATGTAAAAGAAGCCGTGGAGTGCATCAAACTGTTCAATCAACTCTAATGGTTTTACATTAAAATTGTATCTTTATTAAAATTTTATTTTCGTGGATATTCTCAAAGACCTTTTAAACTTTAACATCCTTGATACCGTAGACATCATTCTTGTTGCCCTTTTGCTTTACTACGTATACAAGTTGATTCGAGGCACAGTAGCCATCAATATCTTTATTGGAATTGTGATTTTTTATTTATTTTTCTTGCTTGTTGATGCGCTTGAAATGCATATGCTCACAAGAATATTAGGCGGATTTATGAGTGTTGGAATTATTGCACTAATCGTTGTATTTCAACCAGAAATACGAAAATTTTTATTAATGATTGGTTCTACAAATTTTGGAAAGAAAAGTGGCGTTTTGGGTCGTTTTAAATTCTTGGCAAATACTGTAAACGAAAATACAACAGATACAGAGGCGATTATCGATGCTTGTGTAAAAATGGGGAGCAGTAAAACTGGGGCCCTAATCGTACTTGAACGCAACAATAATTTGGACTTCCTTATTGAAACTGGAGATGAAATGAACATCAAAGTTACCCAACCTATTCTAGAAAGCATCTTTTTCAAAAACAGCCCGCTTCATGACGGTGCTATCATCATAGCAAACAATATCATAAAAGCCACTCGAGTTATTTTGCCTGTAACCAACAAAAAAAGCATCCCCTCGCGCTTCGGACTGAGACACAAAGCAGCTATTGGAATAACCGAAAAAACAGATGCTATTGCTCTTGTGGTAAGTGAGGAATCAGGGCAAGTCTCCTATGTTAATAACGGTGAGTTTGTATTGTTTAATGACACTCAAGAACTCAAAGAGAAAATTAAAGCAGACCTAACTTAATTCTGCTTGCTTTAAAAACTGAGCCTCGTACAATCCTCGATAAATACCATCCTGATTTTTTAAAAGAGATTTATGTGTGCCAAACTCTACAATTTCCCCTGCATCCATAACAATGATCTTATCTGCTTTCTGGATTGTAGCCAATCGATGGGCAATTACAATAGAGGTTCTGCCTTTGGTGATTTTTTTTGTTGCATCCTGAATCAATTGTTCTGAATAAGAATCGATTGAGGCAGTGGCTTCGTCTAGTATTAAAAGTTTGGGGTTTATGATATATGCTCTTAAAAAGGAAATCAGTTGCCTTTGTCCAGAAGATAGCATGGCCCCTCGTTCTTTTACGTTATACTGATACCCCCCCGGTAGAGAACTGATAAAATCATGAATACCAATTTGTTTTGCAGCGGCCTTGACATCAACCAAACTGTGTTTTGGATCTCCCAAAGTAATGTTTTGAAAAATAGTGTCCGCGAACAAAAAGACATCTTGAAGCACAACTGCAACATTTTTGCGTAGAGATTTCAATGAAAATGTTTTAATGTCTTTACCATCAAAGCGAATAGCTCCAGAACTGATATCATAAAATCGATTCAAAAGATTAATAATGGTTGTTTTCCCAGCTCCAGTTGAACCAACCAATGCAATGGTCTGACCAGGCTCAACCTGAAATGAAATATTCTTCAAAACAGGCTCGTTTGCCA contains:
- a CDS encoding ABC transporter permease is translated as MGRYIAKKAIYTFITLFGVVSVIFYLFNVLPGDPARMMLGQNEDEEQLKIVQKKYGFDQPIFTQYLYYLNDLSPVSLHSNNKDHYTQLSSNKYKHVKLIGTPNNQLVLKFPYLRTSFTRQGMSVSQILRDTLPNTFVLASSSIFIALILGTFLGILSALYKDHWVDKLILVVSTLGMSLPSFFSAIIFAWLFGFLWHEFTGLEMTGNLYELDDFGERVQLQLQNLILPALVLGVRPLAVVSQLMRNSLLEVFNQEYIKTARAKGLSEKQVLFKHALKNAMSPVITAISGWFASLLAGAVFVEYIFGWNGIGKEIVNALNTLDLPVIMGAVLIIATIFVLLNIVVDIIYAYLDPKIKLN
- a CDS encoding BT_3928 family protein, whose product is MKILTPISRIFVGILFVISGFIKLNDPLGFSYKLQEYFSADVLNLPFFEPYALAISVFVVVFEVVLGVFLLIGYKPKFTLWSLLSMIVFFTFLTFYSAYFDKVKDCGCFGDALKLTPWESFTKDVVLLVLILIIFYGRKYIKPIFNSFMTNIIATLSLVLSLAFGYHVLMHLPSIDFRAYKIGANLIENMSTPPNAPKAVQEFTWTFDVNGTQQTFVTDGSYPAVDGTYVGVETEIIEEGFQPSILDFSIESDQDDFTNYFLNQERLLMIVCYNLETANQQGLQKLKSVSDLALAKGYTVIGLSASGEEVKSRITTLYDLDFEFYICDEKALKTVVRSNPGLLQLKSGTVQQKVHWNDIDDLQL
- a CDS encoding DUF1599 domain-containing protein; translation: MQNTSKEYDAIVSSCRDLFSKKMKDYGCAWRILRLPSLTDQIFIKAQRIRGLQQNKTQRVKEGASSEFIGIINYCVMALIQIERGVVEQPDLSFEETMSDYNSKVAQTKQLMMDKNHDYGEAWRDMRVSSLTDLILQKLLRVKQIEDNAGQTLVSEGIDANYQDMINYAIFALIHLNNNQ
- the folP gene encoding dihydropteroate synthase — protein: MKSKNKNINLSINCNGKLVDLNTPKVMGVLNITPDSFYDGGRYKDAKSILNQTEKLISEGATFLDIGAYSSRPGADFISENEELKRIVPVVELIQKNNPDVLISIDSFRAKVIRECVSAGAVISNDISAGKLDPDMIKTVGELGVPYIMMHMRGTPQTMKNHTTYQHLINEIYAYFSKQIELARQHNITDIIIDPGFGFAKTLAQNYELLNQMEFFKNLNCPILTGVSRKSMIYKVLGCTAEEALNGTTALNMVALMNGACILRVHDVKEAVECIKLFNQL
- a CDS encoding diadenylate cyclase; its protein translation is MDILKDLLNFNILDTVDIILVALLLYYVYKLIRGTVAINIFIGIVIFYLFFLLVDALEMHMLTRILGGFMSVGIIALIVVFQPEIRKFLLMIGSTNFGKKSGVLGRFKFLANTVNENTTDTEAIIDACVKMGSSKTGALIVLERNNNLDFLIETGDEMNIKVTQPILESIFFKNSPLHDGAIIIANNIIKATRVILPVTNKKSIPSRFGLRHKAAIGITEKTDAIALVVSEESGQVSYVNNGEFVLFNDTQELKEKIKADLT